CCAACTGGTTCCCATCTAAATGCAGCTGTTCCAGAATGGTCAGTGGACTGAAAACCCGAGCAGGGAGGGTAGAAAGATCATTGGAAGAAAGCAGGATAGACTTGAGCTGTGGAGCAATGTGGAAGGCCCTGGGATGGATAGTGTGTAGATGGCTGTGAGTCAGACTGAAACGGTTCAGGAGGTCCTGGTCTGCCAAGCTCTGCTCATGTATGAcgttcatgtttgtgtcattaAGTCTCAGCGTGTATGTATGGGCAGGCAGCTCCTGCGGTATATCTGTGATGGTGAAGCCAAAGCACATGACAACACCTTGAtatttacagctgcagctgctcggGCAGACCATGTTGCAGGTGAGGTGTGGCAGCGCCAAGAGGACGAGTATCATCCACAAGGTGCctgcacagttaaaataaagACACGTTTTGACACATGAGATCTGAAAGTAAGTTGTATTACCATGTAAAGCATCGCACGGTGATCTCTCACTGGTTATCATAAAGGCCAACATTTTTCTACTCAAATTTTATCACACAAGATTTTAATGCAAATCTAGAATTTAATTCTTGACACACTGTACTTCTCCAAGACcaattataaaataaacaaagcaaaaacatgaaagatgtttttttcttctcttcaatAACAGTAGAAAGACTAAACTTAACTTGAACCAAAGTATTCCACCAACCTCTGGAGTAAGAATCCATCATCGTCCTTCTGACGTTAtgagctctgtgctgctcctctTAAAAGCACCCTGTCTATCAAGTGACCCTGccctcagctccacccaaaGGTCATCCTTCATGCTGCCCAAACACTAACTTTAACACCCCGTGTCACCAAAATACAACAATATTGGACTAATATGTTGACTTATTTCATGAGGCTTCTTTCACTGGACTTGTTCCTTGGTCTTATTTTACTGCACAACTTAATGTTGGAAATTCTACACTACCATTGTGTTCGTAACCCCAGttagtatttgtgtttttactaaCTGTTACACCATCTTTGAATCTTTTTATTGCCTTTTACTTTTCTACATTTTTGGAGAGTATTTCTCATCTTGTGCAGTTTTAGAGATCGTAAAGCCTTTGACATATAAAAGCTGTTGTTGACatgatgctgtgtgtttttactacAATCATATGAGTGACACAGAGGATGCTTGTTCATTTCCTGCGGGTTTATCTTGACAGGATGGTCTGACCCCACTGTGCCTGTGAACCAGCTTGTGGTCTGAACGGAAACATATAACAACCACTTCTGTGTCAAGTCAGTCAGGGTGTTTTTTTGTCCGAtgcctgtgtgtgacagagcagTAGGATAGTTATACATGCAGTATTAACCAAGCAGCTGGCAACAACGTGTAGGTcaagaaataaaatgagtgaAGCTTTCAGCACACAGCTTCTTCAGCGTGTCACttctgaacatgtgtgtgtgtgtgagacagagagaagaagaacgTGTGTTTAGGATTCTTGACCTCTCACTGACAGTTAAACCGGGCACCAGGCAGTGACGGCGTTCTGCTCGCTTACTCCTACATTCCAACAAGTTCACAAAAGGATCCATGCGAGCCTAAACCTAATGCTTGTGCTTACACCCCCTCAAATTTATGGTCAAACTTAGTGTGTCAGCaatgtgcaataatgtgaagGTCCGTCTGCTTTAGCCTGCTGATGATGACTGACcttcctctcgctgctctcaCGGTTAACGGCCATCCTGTGTCGGCCTGCCATGTCTTCATCATTCAGTCAAAGTCCTGGTCGGAGAGCGTTGTAAATGGCCTCAGTACTGCAATGGTCTCCTTCGGTCTCTGAGGCTGTGTTTGGAggctgggaggctgctgagcccagTTTTGTTGCCCACGATGTAAAACCATCAGTGATCCGGTGCTCCGAGCACTCTGAGCAAAGTCCCGTTAGCTAATAGGGTCactgcatggctaactgagctaactagctaatgaTAGCTagtagctgcagctgaaacagcGACAACAAAGAGTATActgagcagcagttagtggttaCTGTGGTGATGTGCTgccccctgtttgtttggagtgaccttTGACAGGTGGTCATTTcttacatattgcacctttaaaggCACAGTTTCTGAATACAGGCTGCATGCATTTCTGGATTGAGCATTTGATACTTTGAAAGTATGTATATAGACCtgttttataatttaaaaaaagatatggAAATCTCATTTTCTATCATATGGAACATTTAACatcttttctgtcctctgagAGCTGATAgtgacacagtcacacaaagagtgagtgtgtgttgctgtaaGATGCTGAACTGATGTAGAAAAACTGCCATGGAATTAAACATTATCATGTATTTGAAAAAAGTGGATTGTTCTTAAATAAAACCCAGTAATAATTATGTGAAAtggaattttaaaatgaatcattttgcATTGTGAGTATTTTTTCAATTACATCTTTCTGGCTGTTGCAGTATCTTGCAACATCATAGCAGGCCCAATGCCAAAACACTAAAAAGCAAGATGGTCACAGAAAATGCAATTATTTATGTGTGCCTATATGTAATGAATCACTACAAGACAGTCTATTACACTCTGGAGTTcattctttgtgtctttcttttcaatATTTGAAATTTATAAAAGGAAAATTTCAACATTTACTCTTGAAGCACTCACGGATCAAATTGTTGTGCCTCCTTACACAGAAGAATGTGTTATGTATGCATTGTGCATGAGTACGTGTCATCTGCATGTGGCTATTTTTGCGTGCAAGTACATTACTAATCCCTGAAAACACCACTGCAAAGGACTCACTGGCTCAAAGCAAAAGTCACCACTCTCTCTGATGCTGCTGACGATGCAGCTCAGCATCACATTCAGTCTGGTTTCCCTGAATCCTCCCGTGTTCGTTGTCATATGTGTGATTCAGATCTTTTCACAACAACTTGCCCATTATTTAGACTAAGCCTGTGACTCAGCTTTGTCACCCCCCTTCTAACAATCCAGTCAAAAGAATTTCACTGTACAGTCATTCACCCATCACCACAGGGGGGCACCACGTGCCACGTGCCTTCACTTCACActaattttcagtgtttaagaTATTTGATATCTGAAgtaaatacagaataaaagtAGGTACAAGGGTTAAAAGAGTAATGCACATTTTTTCACACCtctaaaaaaaagtgcattcagGTACCAAGTCATCTTCAATCAGTTtcttttaagatgttttttttacaaaaaaaacaaaaacaaaatatacgTATTCACATTacaatttaatttattttgtaaaatgacCAGCAGTGACAGATGCAGTTTGTGTACAAAAAATGCTGTTGTGCCAAATGCTGCCACAAGAGAGCGACATAAACAAGCAGTAGGTTAAATAAAATCCCTGCCAAAATAATAACATGTCTTTGCAGTCAAGTACATTTTGTCATATCTGACCCTCAAGTATTTCCAGTGAGTAGCTGATTATTTACAGATTAAAGATGTGCCGCCGCAGTGCTCAGATTTCTCATGAGAGCAACTCGGTGCAATGGAAATAAAATCTTTATTGATGACATTGATCATGGTACAACTCTATATTGCTAGGATAAATACAGTGTGATTATATTACTGGTGTTTTGAGTCTTAAGGCTATGTTGGGCTTTGCAGCAAAATTTCACAGTGGTTCTCCTCCTCTTGCATCCACGTCAGACACAATACTTCCAGAAGCAAGCTGCAGACGAAAGGAGATAAAGACTTGTAGAATGACATCTTACACGCAGGATGTTGGCGCTTTAATTGATGTCATAACTGCAAACGTTTGAATGCATATTAATGAAGATACTGAATAGACTCACGTTCACCCCTCTTCCTAGTTATGGATTTGCCTTCTGCCAAATTGGCTGTgatctctctctccagctccaggtCCTCCCTGAGCGCCCGCAGCTACAAGCAGAGATCAGAGTGATTAAACACAGCAAGACATGTCGCCGTCATCTCAGCATTGATACACCATCTATTCGGGGGGTTGTGGCACAGCTTTTCAGTCAGAGCCTCCTGCCTAAGTAGAattgatgcacatttttttgagaaattgAAACAAGATGCCCACATTCGACTGATATGCTGTGCACGCAACACTGTTGTAAATCATGAGATCTTTTCTGCCTAATCCACATTTTCAAGTTGCTTCAAGGTGAATCTGTCCTTACCTCTTCTAATTCAGCTAATTTATTGGCCAGCTCGACACCTGCGGatagaaaaaaacagccattatCACAGCAAGAATACGTTTGTGTTGTTTATATTAGTCTCACTATTTCATTTTTTAGCCCTTACCAAGAGGATCATCCTTTTCAACAGGAACTAAGCTCTTGTGTAGTAGCAGTGCTAGAATCTTGCTCTGGGGATCTGTGTCTTCTTTTGGATTGAAAACATGGTTTCCTGCATATGCAAAGCACATGAAACGCAACTTCGAGCATCACAAAACCAGAACAGAAGAAGTCACATGCACCCCATTTCATAGTTAGGCATCACCTCTCAACCTGTTGCATTTTGCCCATGAAACCAGCAATGGCACAAATTTGATGGGTGCAGTAGTTGCatgcagcattttcattgtATATCGACCCAAAACAAATTTTTGCACACTTACCAGGGTTGAATATGCTCCTGCCCTCCACATTTAGCACTCCCTGCAGTAGTAACAAACCCAGGAGTCCTAAGCAGTAGTTCACAACTGTAACCCGATCCATAGCACTAATCGTATGGTCCCAAATTAATGCTGCACAGTATGAGCCCTTCCTAAAGCAAGGCAAGCAATCCACTGCCTTGGGTCCATCCCATCAATATATTTATCCTCTCtggggcagagaggaggggccAGTCGGCCCCCTGCGTACTAAATCAATAGCTAGTCATTGTGGGTTACGTCAACAGGCCACCTTTTCACGTGGACCATGGAGCGTCTGAGTGAAATACGGTGATCTGACGTGGTAGGCGAGGCCAGTAACCCTACATCACTCTGACATGGGCAaatcaaacagagagaggaagttatcaatcaacctgttGGTTATGACAGACCAGAATCAGATGTTCTTGGCACTTGcaagtctttttcttttacattaatTGCTTCTTTAAATAGGTACATGGGAGTGTGTTGGTCCGGGGAAGTAAATTGATTCAGTCTCTAAGTGCATCATAGCCGGAGATGAGCTCCTCAATCTTGGCTTCGGGACTGATTTGGAGCTGAAGGAACATCCATCACTGTGGCCAAGCCAACTACCCAACACCTCCTAAGTCACTGTGGTCTATTTTGTGCATCAAGGAAATCACATCTTATACTGTACCTCTGCCAGACGAGCAGCCATTGTGCTTGTGCAGTTTTAGGGAAATGAACTGCTGGCACCCACTGACTTTGGCTGCTGAGGGTCTCGTAAAAGGGAAAAATTGCATCCCTTCAGACTTGACTTAGGAACCTGTTGACGTCTGCTGTCTCGCATCCAAGAACCTTTCATGACTTTCATCACTTTGGTCATTCAGCTTTTTGAACGCAAGGACTTGATGACAAATAAAACTAGCAAAGTGGACAGTGTCTGCTGAGGGGATCGAATCACCAAGTTGTAGTTGATGTGTTCTCTTATTGTTCATATCAACAATGCATGCACCAAGGCCTTAATTTTACTTTACTGTGATCCAGCAACATAGTTCAAAGCTTGCAAACAATTGAACCTGTTCTTCAGCTTTCTATTAATGCAAGAAATGTGTATGATGTGAGAGACAAAGCCATGCAGTTATCAATCTTGCTTCTGCTGCAAACCAATCCACTGCCTCACTAATGAAAGCGGTCAGGGCCATGTTGACCTCATAATATGTCACTGAAGAATAAGCAATAAGACTAGTCAGTATTAAGTGTCGACACAGGCTACAGATGCCTATTAATGTTGTTATTGACTGAACAGTAAATGGACCACTAATACCAGCTCATTAAAACAGATGGATGCATTCAGTAGGAAACATTAACGGGCTGCAAGTGTAGCAGACACATGCAAGTTAAAATTCTGAACACTAGAGGGAGCAATGCATTTATAAAATTTGAATACTAGCAACTGTCAGATCACATGACacgtgtgtatttgtttgtgtaaatgagagggggagagagagaacaaggagAGCAAGAATAACGCTTGTAACACACTGCCACTTTGAAATGTATGTCAccttcattcaaacaaacaagtgtGTAGTCAGtccattttgtctgttttgagaTTTTAGCCATCACATCGTCCGCATACGGAGCCTGGAGGCGTCATTATTCATTTGGACATAGACTTGGGCCAGAGAGGTGCATTCCCTCTCGGTTCGTGCTCGAGACttcttgcagctgcagctgcagatgtctTCAGTTACTGAACCTTGCTTGCAGAGGGAGCCGCGTCAAGTCAACCAAACGTGGCTAGAATGATACCGGAAGAGGAAAATTCACTCTTCAAAATTAAGTCGAAAGTTGAGCGAGTGGCTGctttcacacacgcacgcacgcacacacacacacacacacacacacacacacacacacacacacacacacacaaatcttgAGTTATTTTATCCACTACTGTGTTCAACAAACTACAGCACGATGCGCATTTGTGTCGTCAACGCCCAGATAAATGTAATCTAATAACATTTagttaaaaaatgtcaacagtcAAGGTTCACTTATTACACTCTATCTCACAGCTTTCGTCAGATGTTTCAACAAATTGAAGTGTAGGGGTGTAAAATTCTGAAATGCTTAATTTGAAAAAACTTAAATCACCCTGACAACGTATTTTCTCAATAAGCTTCTTACTATGAATGATAGGATCCTATGAACAAGCTATTTTCTGTATAACTAGCCATAACTTGTTTGGTGATGTTATGCACTGTACTATGCACCAATGAGGATttaacaaacacagtgtgaatCTTAATTAATAATACCGTAATAGGTGCTGTAattttttgttgatattttcgCTTAATTGGTCATGATTATCTAATGTTACAGGGAAATAGTCCAGAGAAatagtcttttattttgaaaggtcaAAGCGGAAAGCGTGTGCTAACGTGATGTGACTTGGCGGGCTGCTCGTGTGAAGGATCGGTGAGGGAGGGACGGACCGCTGGTAGAAAGCCTGACACGCTAGCTTCTGCTGCCAAGCAATTACAGAAGCGACGTAACGCTATCGAGGGAGGGTGGCGACCGAAACTAATCAAAAGGGCCGTCCAGCACCTGAACCATCAATCGGGTTTATGAGTAAAGGCGATCAATCAGCCTGCGGTTAAGTTAACCATCGGAAGAAACGCGGAAGTGTACATTCAACGTCAACGGGTTTTTTGACTTATTATCGGTGACAACATGGCTGAATGTAACGTTAGCATCGACAAGAATAAACTACCTGGAGTGAAAGAGGGTAACGTCCACAACATATTTGCCGGCTAAATTTGAAGCAAGCTAGCTGTGTAGCATCACACGTATCCAGCTAGGAGACACTAGCGAGGCTAATGTTAACTGAGTGAGCACAGGTGCTTCTTATTGGTCTCATACACCATCGTTATTATGTTTGTTAGCACCGCTTGCTATTGATGCTAGCACAGTTGACTTTAGGCTGGAGACAGGTAGCCAGCACCGATTAGACTTCTTAGCCTGGGTGCAGGTGTCGTGCCAGATTTCGTGTCCCCttttaaatctgtttctgttcaaGGTTAGAAGGAGAAACATTGTTTTTGCGGAGAGAAAAGGGGTGTCCCCCTTCATAATTCTCCCAGTGTTTTGATTATAATGAAATGCTTTGTAGGCAAAGGGGtattcactgaaatgaatgtaCACAATCTGGCACGACACCGGTGTGAGCAAATAAAGTGTAAAAGTCAAGGAACTTGCAGCCTTAGTACTGATCACGTGTGTTTACCTGCTTTAAGGTATGCAGCTCAGCCAGAGCTCTGAGGGCttgatgcatgtgtttttgtgatgaaaCAGCACGGACAGGGGACTGAAAGTGTCCTCTCGCCTCTTCTTTTTGAACTTCATATCTGACATATCTGGTTCCGTTTTGCTTTTGGCTGTAAAATCTGTCACTGCTTTGAAACACTATCCTAAAAGATTTGTGACCAgcaagaaagaaatgaaaaaaaacgaGGCAACACCAACCTCCTCCAACATAacttctacacacacacccagaacTTTGTCTGCTAGTGCTGCTCATGTGGAGGTGAGAAGAGACGGTGGAGAGTGGGGCTTTTACGCTGAGGCACACTTTGGATGGGATGCTGCGCTGGTGTGAAGGACCCATCCTGTTGgtgtgaagcagctgctcagcaggaTGCTTGTTATTCTGGTCAGAGAGGGAAGGAGCGTTCATTCATTCCCACTGCTTGGCCCGTCTGCAGAGGGAAAGACTGAGAAAGCTGCTGGAAAAGTTTCAATTTCATCCCGCGTGTATTAGGACAGTAGTAAATATTGAGCTGTCTGGTTGCACTGCGCTGTAACTCGCGGATGAACTGAGCTCGTATACTTGACTCTTGTGGTGTTTGTGCATTGTGGTGCCGAGCTCGAAGCGGTCGAATGGTGGTGTGAGAACATGCAGCTGTAGTCCTCCTGTCACTTGTTGCTTGGTGTTGTTTTGAAAACTTGGCCCAGTTAGATGAAGCATTTTGCAGAATGTAAGCTGTTCAAGCTTTTTAAGGAActgtcacaaaaaaaacctgttgtAGATAAGTTGACTAGCATCTACAGCCTTTCAAGCCAGAAATAATCTCGTGTTTCTTGGCTAAGAAGATTAAGCATATGGTTGAAAAATGGTCTTTGTTAATCAAATCCTACACTGCTCTGAGGCGACGGGTGGGGTGTTGTGGAGGTCTTGCCCTCCTCCTCACAGCATCTGTTTAAACTTTAAATCCAACCATTCACCCAGTCACATCCCATCTAATACAGCCAGACAATCTGGACCGCTCCTCACTGTTTTGTTCGAGTCCCAAATAATTTGTTTTCTCAGAGCTGTCTTGTATGCACTCTAACACACAGTCATAGACCGTTGCTGCTTTTTAATAGTTTATGCAGATGAAGTAATCTTTGTGGCAGCAGATGAAGGCTGTGAGCCTGGCAGTGTGAGGTTATTGCATGTGGCTAGGCTCTGTAATGAaagctgtgaggaggaggagagctttGGATACAAGATTAGTGTCAAAGAAAGGATTGATTTGACTGAATATGGATGATATGAATAAATCTCAGCCGAAAACAACAGTAGGCCAAAGAGTAAGTTAGATCATTAGTTATTCTGGTCTTGACTGAATAGAGCCGCTGAGCAGAGTGGTGCATGCCCTCCTCCAGGATGAAATCATGGCTTTATTCTTCTATATTTGATGCAGTGGTGTTTACACAAGTTTTGCAGCTGGAGAAGTTTCCTGCTGTGGTTTACTACTTCACGGTATATGCAAAACAGGAGGCAGTTAAATCCATGTTGACTGAACCGTAGAAGCAGGCGCTATAACGTCCATACAGTACATCCTATGCTATGCAGTCCACACCCATAATTGACCGAGGCTCTGAGAAAGATCTTAAATGTCTCCTCAGCTTCTACTGTTTCCTGTGCAAGAAACTGTCAGCATTTGTAGACTATTGGATCCCAAGTATtcagaggaagagaagctgTCTGACTCATTTTACAGCCGATCAGATGCATGCGTGGCGATGATATTGGGGTTTAAACGAGGAAAGCTCCCCTCCCACAAACCGCTGTGGCCCCAGCATTTGCAGTATCGTTTCCataatgaatgcacacacattttggcAGCATCTCTAATCTTGAAAGCACAAGTGGAAAGTCCGCTGTTTAGATGTGTGGCGAAGATGTACATGTAAAATGGAAAACGGAACAGTAGAATATTGATTTGTTTCCAGGAAAATCTTGCTGGCTCAAAATTTTGATGGTAGTACTGATATTCTGTTTACCGCTAATTGAGAGCATGATTTAAGCCATACTTGTGAATatgaatgcatttgtgtttCGCCCCATCTGCCTTGCTGATGGACACGGATGCGCTTTACATGTGCCTGCTTGTCGCATTTTGTCTGCCAGTTCAGGGATTTAAACCGGCAGTTTGTCAGTAATAAACCTGCTTTTCCCTCTTTAAGGCCTCTCTTAACCTTTAAATTACTTAAGAAAAAGCTCAAAAGCTCCTTCAGAAACATTCTTTTTTCAGGTGCCTCTTAAGACTTCTACAGGGCAAGGGTGCATGATGGTTCCTCATTCTGAGTTTCACTTCATGTCTTTGCAGACAGAAAATAGCCCAACCACATGCCAGATGGCCAAACTCAGTATCAGACTGAGAAACACTTGTTTTGCCCAGTTTCTAATCTGTGActaatgcagtttttaaacaTCTATCATGTTAATAACTTTGTCTTTAAGTGTTAAACAGATCTTTTGATTATTGCTTAATATTATCCAGGCAAGGCAAATCCATGCATCACATTGAAAATTGTGTTCTTTTAAACATCATTGTCACTGCATCATGTACTGTAAACAGCCAGTGAACATAAACTAAAGTCACAAATGAAATCTCTCCAACGTTTCACTGACGATGCTTTCGATCCTCTGCCTGTGTCATCTAGTTAACCCATTAAACTCGGCCTGCTGCCCTCGATTGTGGGTCACTTAaaatcatttttccttttatgcATGAGTGTAGGCAGATGGGCCGGATGCTAAATGTCTGAAACTGTGACTGTTAGATTTACATCTAACGTCTCAATTTCCTCAATTATGACGTACAGTGGTTGAAActaagttgttgttttttttcttaggCTGTATCTGTGGTGTTCTTTTTCAACTTCACCCTattgtgttctttgttttttttcccctcagtgtGTCGAGACTTTGCTGTGCTGGAGGACCACTGCCTGGCCTACAACCTCCAGGAACAAGAAAGTAAGAAGCTACAATCAGCCCCCATGTTTTCACTCTGAGAGAGGGTTAATGCCTGCTTATTTCAAACAGAGGAcatctctgcttttctgcttttaatgtTGATGATTTGGCCTAGAGAAAGGGTCAGCTGCCTTCCATGGGTCCTGTtcatacacatactgtaggtCTGTTTATACTCTTTCGTCATCGgttgctgtaatgttttctgCATCCAACCCGTTACTTcactgtgaagtgttttttgcCAAGCTGCCCTGCTGCATTCCTACAGTAGGTCACTTAATGCTTGCTTTGCAAAAGAACAAACTATGAAAGTAGCTAGAAAAATCCATGCAGTCCACCACACTCCTCTTTCCCTTCTGAAAAAGTCCAGCAGGGTAAACTGCAGCGTCAGTGGCTGCAGCCTGATTAAGCCCACATAAAACCTTGCTTCAGCCACACAGTTAACAGTGTGAATGGTGCAGGATGCCTCAATAATACTGTATCAGGGCAGGGCTGTGGTGGCATGTGATTGGACTGGATCACACGAATTTGTGTGCGCTGCAGCTGTACCACAGAGAAGCCCGGATCTGAATCTGGATCTGAAGTTAGACGGCGCAGTCAGCTTAACAAGGGCTTTTATGTAGAACACACTGTGAGCTACCATTGTctttttgtgcacatgtgcgcTTACAAAGGATCATTTTGTGTGCACGGTGTGTTTTTCGTTATGTGCTTATCCCTGCACACCTCATTAGATTAGCGGGTGCTTTTAtgtgagcacatgtgtgtaATTAGCCGGCATCTTTTTCGCTGTTTACACAAGTGTGTTCGGATGAATTGTCGAAATCTCATGAGTTTCTCTTTTGCTTTAGTGTTTCCAGTAGAAACACTCAGGAACTTCTGGCCGCTCACTGAAGCTTGAGCCATCTCCCGCTGAGTTAGGTTGAAAGGACATGTTCTGCCAAGAggcactgacaaacacagacccAGACATAACAAGGCTTTCCTTTGATCAGGCAAAAATGACTAATGGCTAATGGCCCCCACATCTCCTCATATCCTTCACCTGCTCTCATTCATAAAGGAATGACAGGAACCAACGGAAAGAGGCGACTGCTTTTAGAGGAGGAAATTAGCTGGTTGCTTAACGGTTAGTGGTTCAAATTTGTTTAGTGAGCTTTGGACAATCGGAGCAATAGTTTGTGTTCCTGTTTCCATAAATATGTCAAGCTCTGCAAGAATGAAGGCCAGATGTCACCCAGCCATACCCTAAGTACAGATTAGGCTGTTTTAGCTgtgattaatttgtttttggCTGGCCTGtccttgtgttttcattaaaccTTTTAAAGCCCCAGTGATCCATAACCACTGCTCATCTCCCTGTGCTCTCTTTGTGACCAAGCTTAACCGATCTGGCTTGAGCTggcaaaatgtttgtttgacctttgaccctggaGGTCagtgtccctttttttttccccctgggTCTCATCAACAGATGGCCATCCCAAAAGGGGCCTTTTAGCACATTCACCTCAAGTTCTAATGTAAAGTTACAGCTGGCTTTTATTTCCATTCAAAATGTTGAGCACGCAGAACACTGAAGCATCCAAATGTTGCAtggaaaacatttctttatggCTGTGTCAGCACTTGGCGTCTTTGTTTCTGGATTGTGTTGTCTCTGGTTCAGCACACAGCTCGGCACTGATGTGTCTGAGGTTCAGATACTCCAGCTTTGTCACCCTGACCCCCCTTTTTCTGAACTGACGTGAGA
This DNA window, taken from Chelmon rostratus isolate fCheRos1 chromosome 4, fCheRos1.pri, whole genome shotgun sequence, encodes the following:
- the uts2d gene encoding urotensin 2 domain containing, translating into MDRVTVVNYCLGLLGLLLLQGVLNVEGRSIFNPGNHVFNPKEDTDPQSKILALLLHKSLVPVEKDDPLGVELANKLAELEELRALREDLELEREITANLAEGKSITRKRGEPCFWKYCV